The following are encoded in a window of Paraburkholderia sp. HP33-1 genomic DNA:
- a CDS encoding DMT family transporter, with product MKTRNLLQLLILAALWGASFLFIRVGVTDFGVAPLMAVRVGIGALFLAIVLIARRPLQQSATVLRTRALPLFVVGILNSAAPFCLFAYAELTLSAGVTSVINACAPLWGALVGFLWLRDRLSALRTLGLLIGFLGVLMLVWDQIAAPAGSSASPLSVALAAGAALGATLLYGIAANYTKRHLTGLDALTVATGTMIGATIVLLPLAVIYWPAAPISLRAWGAVIALGVACTGVAYMLFFHLIAVAGPTRAITVTFVIPIFGILWGALFLGETVSPGMLEGCAVILVGTALATGVIKRLPWVGTRRADT from the coding sequence ATGAAAACCAGAAACCTCCTGCAACTGCTGATTCTTGCCGCCCTGTGGGGCGCGTCATTCCTGTTCATCCGCGTCGGTGTGACCGACTTCGGCGTCGCACCGCTGATGGCGGTGCGCGTCGGCATCGGCGCGCTCTTTCTCGCGATCGTGCTGATCGCGCGACGGCCGCTACAACAGTCCGCCACGGTATTGCGCACGCGCGCGCTACCGCTCTTCGTGGTCGGGATCCTCAATTCGGCGGCGCCGTTCTGCCTGTTCGCGTATGCCGAGTTGACGCTGTCGGCGGGCGTCACGTCGGTGATCAATGCATGCGCGCCGCTGTGGGGTGCGCTGGTCGGCTTCCTGTGGCTGCGCGACCGGCTGAGCGCGCTGCGCACGCTCGGTCTGCTGATTGGCTTTCTCGGTGTGCTGATGCTCGTATGGGATCAGATTGCGGCGCCGGCTGGCTCGTCCGCCTCGCCGCTGAGCGTCGCGCTCGCGGCGGGCGCCGCGCTCGGCGCGACGCTGCTCTACGGCATCGCCGCCAACTACACGAAGCGCCACCTGACCGGCCTCGACGCACTGACCGTCGCCACCGGCACGATGATCGGCGCGACGATCGTGCTGCTGCCGCTCGCGGTCATTTACTGGCCCGCCGCGCCGATCTCGCTGCGCGCCTGGGGTGCGGTGATCGCGCTAGGCGTTGCCTGTACCGGCGTCGCCTACATGCTGTTCTTCCACCTGATTGCGGTCGCCGGGCCGACGCGCGCGATCACCGTGACCTTCGTGATTCCGATCTTCGGCATTCTGTGGGGCGCGCTCTTTCTCGGCGAGACGGTGTCGCCCGGCATGCTTGAAGGGTGCGCGGTGATTCTGGTCGGCACCGCGTTGGCGACCGGCGTGATCAAGCGCTTGCCGTGGGTGGGCACGCGGCGCGCGGACACCTGA
- the bamC gene encoding outer membrane protein assembly factor BamC produces MTDLRLTKRFAVMLVAGGLVAGCGTSSPTKLDYRSDSRSKQVSLAVPPNMIDETADQRSLPPQGGETSLSTLKQVQAQAPAGDAFTVVPPVQGIHIQRDGTESWLVLDNKTPNQAWPQIRRFWQEQGFLLVVDQRDRGVMETDWNETHAQINDGFIRNTLSKAMGNSYVSSERNKFRTRLEAAPNGGTYVFVSQKGMREAITGTNNESTQWQPKPNDPALEQEYLKRLMASLARADSGTNAGGTQNAELSPAGAQIAPNAATAGAKSASAAVAAQNVALSAQQPMPDADSANTSAQVSSTELTLGEPYDRAWLRVGLALDRSNFTVDDRDASRGLYFVRYVDPKDMSSAEQGFWSQVFHGKKEKVAKEYRVNVRAVTPDQTRVAVVDDKGQIDESSQAKQIMSLMAYQLH; encoded by the coding sequence ATGACTGATCTTCGTCTTACCAAGCGGTTTGCAGTAATGCTCGTGGCAGGCGGTCTGGTCGCCGGCTGCGGCACCTCGTCGCCGACCAAACTCGACTACCGGAGCGACTCCCGTTCGAAGCAGGTATCGCTTGCCGTACCGCCGAACATGATCGACGAGACGGCCGATCAGCGTTCGCTGCCGCCGCAGGGCGGCGAAACCTCGCTGTCCACGCTGAAACAGGTGCAGGCGCAGGCGCCGGCCGGAGACGCGTTCACGGTCGTGCCGCCCGTCCAGGGCATCCACATCCAGCGCGACGGCACCGAAAGCTGGCTCGTGCTGGACAACAAGACGCCCAATCAGGCCTGGCCGCAGATTCGCCGTTTCTGGCAGGAGCAGGGCTTCCTGCTCGTCGTCGACCAGCGCGACAGGGGCGTGATGGAAACCGACTGGAACGAAACGCACGCGCAGATCAACGACGGCTTTATCCGCAACACGCTGTCGAAGGCGATGGGCAACAGCTACGTGAGCTCGGAGCGCAACAAGTTCCGCACCCGTCTCGAAGCGGCGCCGAACGGCGGCACCTATGTGTTCGTCAGCCAGAAAGGCATGCGCGAGGCGATTACCGGCACGAACAACGAGTCGACCCAGTGGCAACCCAAGCCGAACGACCCGGCGCTCGAGCAGGAATATCTGAAGCGTCTGATGGCCTCGCTCGCGCGGGCCGATTCGGGTACCAACGCGGGCGGCACGCAGAACGCCGAGCTGTCGCCGGCTGGTGCGCAGATCGCGCCGAATGCGGCGACGGCAGGCGCGAAGTCGGCGTCGGCGGCAGTCGCGGCGCAGAACGTCGCGCTCTCGGCCCAGCAGCCGATGCCTGACGCGGATTCGGCGAACACGTCGGCGCAGGTCTCGTCGACCGAGCTCACGCTCGGCGAGCCGTATGACCGCGCGTGGCTGCGCGTCGGCCTCGCGCTCGATCGCAGCAACTTCACCGTCGACGACCGCGACGCGAGCCGTGGCCTGTACTTCGTGCGCTACGTCGATCCGAAGGATATGTCGTCGGCCGAGCAGGGCTTCTGGAGCCAGGTCTTCCACGGCAAGAAGGAGAAGGTCGCGAAGGAGTATCGCGTGAACGTGCGCGCGGTGACGCCGGACCAGACTCGCGTGGCCGTGGTCGACGACAAGGGGCAGATCGACGAAAGCTCGCAGGCCAAGCAGATCATGAGCTTGATGGCCTATCAGCTGCACTGA
- a CDS encoding cadmium resistance transporter, with product MLSLVLLAIAAYAATNIDNLFVLLGFLSETGAQRRRVIAGQYAGSLILVAAALVLAALLARLPAGYVGLLGFLPIAVGLHKAWQRFDPRHAQRNDSEEIHASAPPSAGGSSSWTVASVAIANGSDNIAVYVPLYASHTPAQNALVSLVFILMIGLWCAGATWLVEHPLLGAPIRRYGSAVLPLILVGIGVSVIVSNDTLQVLSGR from the coding sequence ATGCTCAGCCTAGTCCTGCTCGCGATCGCCGCGTACGCCGCGACCAATATCGACAACCTGTTCGTGCTGCTCGGGTTTCTGAGCGAAACGGGCGCGCAGCGCCGCCGCGTCATCGCGGGACAGTACGCGGGATCATTGATTCTCGTCGCCGCGGCGCTCGTACTCGCGGCCTTGCTCGCGCGCCTGCCGGCCGGCTATGTGGGCTTGCTCGGCTTTCTGCCGATCGCAGTCGGCCTGCACAAGGCATGGCAGCGCTTCGATCCCCGCCACGCGCAGCGCAACGATAGCGAGGAGATCCATGCATCCGCGCCGCCATCCGCTGGCGGCTCATCGAGCTGGACGGTGGCGAGCGTCGCGATCGCCAACGGCTCGGACAACATCGCCGTCTACGTGCCGCTGTACGCGAGCCATACGCCCGCCCAGAACGCGCTCGTTTCGCTCGTGTTCATCCTGATGATCGGGCTGTGGTGCGCGGGTGCGACGTGGCTCGTCGAGCATCCACTGCTCGGCGCGCCGATCCGGCGGTACGGCTCAGCGGTGCTGCCGCTGATCCTGGTCGGGATCGGCGTGTCGGTGATCGTCAGCAACGATACGCTGCAGGTCTTGTCCGGCAGGTGA
- the leuA gene encoding 2-isopropylmalate synthase, whose protein sequence is MLKNPATKYRSFKPINLTDRQWPSRTITRAPIWMSTDLRDGNQALFEPMNAERKMRMFKTLVQIGFKEIEVAFPSASQTDFNFVRELIEGGHIPDDVTIEVLTQARDDLIERTFESLRGAPRAIVHLYNATAPEFRKIVFGLEKSGVIELAQKAARTMKRLADAQPETHFTLQYSPEVFSGTELEFAKEVCDAVFDIWQPTPEHKAIVNLPATVEMATPNVYADQIEWMHRNLARRDSLIVSVHPHNDRGTAVAAAELAVMAGADRVEGCLFGNGERTGNVDLVTLALNLYTQGVDPELDFSNINEVARTAEECTQLPVHPRHPYVGDLVFTAFSGSHQDAIKKGFAAQKPDAIWEVPYMPIDPSDLGRTYDSVIRVNSQSGKGGIAYLLEQSYGVVLPRRLQVDFSSAVQRYTDDSGQEVTPAQIWELFQQEYVRTAEPVRYISHSLSEHDGREHIKLNVEINGTPRVLTGAGNGPLDALMHAFDVPVRIQHYEERALTQGADARAIAIAEMAGADVAGSAFGVGVDANLITASIRAVISGVNRSYARVNADAQARFFDAALSDATV, encoded by the coding sequence ATGTTGAAAAACCCTGCTACCAAGTACCGCTCGTTCAAGCCGATCAATTTGACGGATCGCCAGTGGCCGTCACGCACCATCACGCGCGCGCCGATCTGGATGAGCACCGACCTGCGCGACGGCAACCAGGCGCTGTTCGAGCCGATGAACGCCGAGCGCAAGATGCGCATGTTCAAGACGCTGGTGCAGATCGGTTTCAAGGAAATCGAAGTCGCGTTTCCGTCGGCGTCGCAGACCGATTTCAACTTCGTGCGCGAGCTGATCGAGGGTGGCCATATTCCCGACGACGTGACGATCGAAGTGCTCACGCAAGCACGCGACGATCTCATCGAGCGTACTTTCGAATCCCTGCGCGGCGCCCCGCGCGCGATCGTCCACCTGTACAACGCAACCGCGCCGGAATTCCGCAAGATCGTGTTCGGCCTCGAGAAGAGCGGCGTGATCGAACTCGCGCAGAAGGCCGCGCGCACGATGAAGCGCCTCGCCGACGCGCAGCCGGAAACGCACTTCACGCTGCAATACAGCCCGGAAGTGTTCAGCGGCACCGAACTCGAATTCGCCAAGGAAGTCTGCGACGCGGTGTTCGACATCTGGCAACCGACGCCCGAGCACAAGGCGATCGTCAATCTGCCAGCCACCGTCGAAATGGCGACGCCGAACGTCTACGCGGACCAGATCGAATGGATGCACCGCAATCTCGCGCGCCGCGACTCGCTGATCGTCTCCGTCCACCCGCATAACGACCGCGGCACGGCCGTCGCGGCCGCGGAACTCGCGGTGATGGCGGGCGCCGATCGCGTCGAAGGTTGTCTGTTCGGCAACGGCGAGCGCACCGGCAACGTCGACCTCGTCACGCTCGCGTTGAACCTGTACACCCAGGGCGTCGACCCCGAGCTCGATTTCTCGAACATCAACGAAGTCGCGCGCACGGCCGAGGAATGCACGCAGTTGCCGGTGCATCCGCGTCATCCGTATGTCGGCGATCTCGTCTTCACCGCGTTCTCGGGCTCGCATCAGGACGCGATCAAGAAGGGCTTTGCCGCGCAGAAGCCGGACGCGATCTGGGAAGTGCCGTACATGCCGATCGATCCGAGCGACCTCGGCCGCACCTACGACTCCGTGATTCGCGTGAACAGCCAGTCAGGCAAGGGCGGCATCGCGTATCTGCTCGAGCAGAGCTACGGCGTCGTGTTGCCGCGCCGCTTGCAGGTCGACTTCAGCTCGGCTGTGCAGCGCTACACCGACGACAGCGGCCAGGAAGTCACGCCCGCGCAGATCTGGGAACTGTTCCAGCAGGAATACGTGCGCACGGCCGAGCCGGTACGCTATATCAGCCACAGCCTGTCCGAGCATGACGGCCGCGAGCACATCAAGCTCAACGTCGAAATCAACGGCACTCCGCGCGTGCTGACCGGCGCCGGCAACGGCCCGCTCGACGCGCTGATGCACGCCTTCGACGTGCCCGTACGCATCCAGCACTACGAGGAACGCGCGCTGACGCAAGGCGCCGATGCGCGCGCGATCGCGATCGCCGAAATGGCCGGCGCCGATGTGGCCGGCAGCGCATTCGGCGTCGGCGTCGATGCGAACCTGATCACCGCGTCGATCCGCGCCGTGATCAGCGGCGTCAACCGATCGTATGCACGCGTGAACGCGGACGCGCAGGCGCGTTTCTTCGACGCCGCGCTCAGCGACGCGACGGTGTGA
- a CDS encoding amino acid ABC transporter substrate-binding protein: MKPIRSLALIALLYAALAHPASADDLARIKAAGVFRIGTEGTYAPFTYHDDAGKLTGFDVELASSIAERLGVKAQFIEGRWEGLIGGLDVNLYDAVVNEVAVTDERKLKYDYSDPYITSHAVLIVASDNTTIQSFNDLKGRKSANTPTSNVGRIAAAHGAQVIPARGFDESIDMLVAGRVDATVNDSLSFLDYKKRVPDARIKVVAVDTSPDSSDKSAVLIRKGNPKLRVAINGALAGMRKDGTYQRISLKYFGRDVFQ; this comes from the coding sequence ATGAAGCCGATTCGTTCACTTGCGCTGATCGCGCTGTTGTACGCCGCGCTGGCGCATCCGGCGAGCGCCGACGATCTCGCGCGAATCAAGGCGGCGGGCGTGTTCCGGATTGGCACCGAAGGCACTTACGCACCGTTTACCTACCACGACGACGCGGGCAAGCTGACTGGCTTCGACGTCGAACTCGCGAGTTCGATCGCAGAGCGTCTCGGCGTCAAGGCGCAATTCATCGAAGGCAGATGGGAAGGGCTGATCGGCGGTCTCGACGTCAATCTCTACGACGCGGTGGTCAACGAGGTCGCCGTTACCGACGAGCGCAAGCTCAAATACGATTACTCGGACCCGTACATCACGTCGCACGCGGTGCTGATCGTCGCGTCGGACAACACCACGATCCAGTCTTTCAATGATCTGAAGGGACGCAAGTCCGCCAATACGCCGACCAGCAATGTCGGCAGGATCGCGGCTGCGCACGGCGCGCAGGTGATTCCGGCGCGGGGCTTCGACGAGTCGATCGATATGCTCGTCGCGGGCCGCGTCGACGCGACCGTCAACGATTCGCTGTCGTTTCTCGACTACAAGAAGCGCGTGCCTGACGCGAGAATCAAGGTCGTCGCGGTCGATACGTCGCCCGATAGCAGCGACAAGTCCGCCGTGCTGATCCGCAAGGGCAATCCGAAGCTGCGGGTGGCGATCAACGGCGCGCTCGCCGGTATGAGAAAAGACGGTACGTATCAGCGGATTTCGCTGAAGTACTTCGGCAGGGACGTGTTTCAGTGA